GTCAGGGGGCCGGATTCAAAGTTTAGGCGAATACGGTCGCGGCGCAGCAAGGTTCGCGACACGGGGAACAGGCGCCCCGCTGAAATGCGTACCTTTTGCGCGCCGCCAACAGCACTCCAATTCGATACAACGGAACCCATGGATCTAGGTCTTCAAGGAAAAGTCGCTCTCGTTACCGGAGCAAGCAGAGGTATTGGTAAGGCTATTGCGCTTGCACTCGGTCGCGAGGGCGCGAGCCTGGTGATCTGCGCACGCGGAGAGGAGCAACTCAGGGAAGCAGAGGCGCAATTGAGGTCCGAGGGCATCACGGTGATTGCCGTCCCGCAAGACCTTACCTCGAATGACGCGGGGATGGTACTCACCAGCGCCGCCATCTCGGAGTTCGGCAAACTTGACATCCTGGTTGGAAGTGCGGGAGGCAACCGTCGAAAACCGTTCGAGGAGACTTCTGACGACGACTGG
This DNA window, taken from Rhodothermales bacterium, encodes the following:
- a CDS encoding SDR family oxidoreductase — encoded protein: MDLGLQGKVALVTGASRGIGKAIALALGREGASLVICARGEEQLREAEAQLRSEGITVIAVPQDLTSNDAGMVLTSAAISEFGKLDILVGSAGGNRRKPFEETSDDDWASIMELNVLSHLRCARATIPAMRRAGGGAILFISSIFGREGGGKGLSIYNTTKSALISAAKIMAMELAAD